In a single window of the Gadus macrocephalus chromosome 6, ASM3116895v1 genome:
- the LOC132459750 gene encoding betaine--homocysteine S-methyltransferase 1-like, with protein MAPGKKGILERLNAGEVVIGDGGFVFALEKRGYVKAGPWTPEAAHTHPESVRQLHREFLRAGSNVMQTFTFYASDDKLENRGQALKITGAQVNEAACDLAREVANEGDALVAGGVSQTPSYLSCKSETEVKAIFKKQLDVFMKKNVDFMIAEYFEHVEEAEWAVQVLKASGKPVAANMCIGPEGDMHGVSTGECAVRLVKAGAQIVGVNCHFDPMTCVKAVKMMKDAVEKAGLKAHYMVQPLAFHTPDCNCQGFIDLPEFPFGLEPRILTRWDMHAYAREAYNVGIRYIGGCCGFEPYHIRAVAEELATERGILPAASEKHGLWGAGLEMHTKPWVRARARRDYWEQLKPASGRPLCPSMSTPEGWGVTKGHADLLQHKEATSSQEMKHVVELQKKAKST; from the exons ATGGCACCAGGCAAGAAG GGGATCCTGGAGCGTCTGAACGCTGGAGAGGTGGTGATTGGCGATGGAGGCTTTGTCTTCGCTCTGGAGAAGAGGGGCTACGTCAAGGCTGGCCCCTGGACTCCTGAGgctgcccacacacaccctgagtctg tccgcCAACTGCACAGGGAGTTCCTGAGGGCAGGATCAAACGTCATGCAGACCTTCACCTTCTACGCCAGTGATGACAAACTGGAGAACAGGGGTCAGGCCCTGAAGATCACT GGTGCACAGGTGAACGAGGCTGCCTGCGACCTTGCCAGAGAGGTGGCCAATGAGGGAGATGCCCTGGTGGCGGGCGGAGTCTCCCAGACCCCCTCCTACCTTAGTTGCAAGAGCGAGACTGAAGTCAAGGCGATCTTCAAGAAACAGCTGGATGTCTTCATGAAGAAGAATGTGGACTTCATGATTGCCGAG TACTTTGAGCATGTGGAGGAGGCTGAGTGGGCCGTCCAGGTGCTGAAGGCCAGCGGCAAGCCGGTGGCTGCCAACATGTGCATCGGACCCGAGGGAGACATGCACGGCGTCTCCACAGGAGAGTGTGCCGTGAGGCTGGTCAAGGCCG GGGCCCAGATTGTGGGAGTCAACTGCCACTTTGACCCCATGACCTGTGTGAAGGCTGTGAAGATGATGAAGGACGCCGTGGAGAAGGCTGGTCTTAAGGCCCACTACATGGTGCAGCCTTTGGCCTTCCACACCCCTGACTGCAACTGCCAAGGATTCATCGATCTGCCAGAGTTCCCCTTCG GACTGGAGCCCAGGATCCTGACCCGTTGGGACATGCATGCATACGCCAGGGAGGCCTACAACGTGGGCATCCGCTACATCGGGGGCTGCTGCGGCTTCGAGCCCTACCACATCAGGGCCGTGGCGGAGGAGCTGGCCACCGAGAGGGGCATCCTGCCCGCCGCCTCAGAGAAACACGGCCTCTGGGGCGCCGGCCTGGAGATGCACACCAAACCGTGGGTCAGAGCCAG GGCCCGTCGGGATTACTGGGAGCAGCTCAAGCCTGCGTCAGGACGTCCCCTGTGCCCGTCCATGTCCACGCCAGAGGGATGGGGCGTCACCAAGGGGCATGCAGACCTCCTGCAGCACAAGGAGGCCACCAGCAGCCAGGAGATGAAGCACGTGGTGGAGCTGCAGAAGAAGGCCAAATCCACGTGA
- the LOC132459751 gene encoding betaine--homocysteine S-methyltransferase 1, which yields MAPSGKKGILERLAAGEVVIGDGGFVFALEKRGYVKAGPWTPEAAAEHPEAVRQLHREFLRAGANVMQTFTFYASDDKLENRGNQLGFTGAQINEAACDLAREVANEGDGLVAGGVCQTPSYLSCKSETEVKAIFKKQLDVFVKKDVDFLIAEYFEHVEEAEWAVQTLKETGKPVAASMCIGPDGDMHGVTPGDCAVRLVKAGAEIVGINCHFDPMTCVKTVKMMKDAVEKAGLKAHYMVQPLAFHTPDCSCQGFIDLPEFPFGLEPRILTRWDMHQYAREAYNVGIRFIGGCCGFEPYHIRAVAEELATERGCLPAASEKHGLWGAGLEMHTKPWVRARARRDYWEGLKPASGRPLCPSMATPDSWGVTKGHADLMQQKEATTQEQLKPLFEKAKTH from the exons ATGGCACCCTCAGGAAAAAAG GGTATCTTGGAGCGCCTTGCCGCTGGCGAGGTCGTAATTGGAGATGGTGGTTTTGTGTTCGCCCTGGAGAAGAGGGGCTACGTCAAGGCAGGACCATGGACCCCTGAAGCCGCTGCAGAGCACCCAGAAGCAG tGCGACAGCTGCACAGGGAGTTCCTGAGGGCTGGGGCCAACGTTATGCAGACATTCACCTTCTACGCCAGTGATGACAAACTGGAGAACAGGGGCAACCAGCTTGGCTTCACA GGAGCCCAAATCAACGAGGCGGCGTGTGACTTGGCTCGCGAGGTGGCCAATGAGGGTGACGGTCTGGTGGCCGGCGGTGTCTGCCAGACTCCCTCTTATCTGAGTTGCAAGAGTGAAACTGAGGTGAAGGCCATCTTCAAGAAGCAGCTGGACGTGTTTGTTAAGAAAGACGTGGACTTCCTGATCGCTGAG TACTTTGAGCATGTTGAAGAGGCGGAGTGGGCTGTACAGACTCTGAAGGAGACAGGGAAGCCGGTGGCCGCCTCCATGTGCATCGGACCGGACGGGGACATGCACGGGGTCACCCCCGGTGACTGTGCCGTCAGGCTGGTGAAGGCTG GTGCCGAGATTGTGGGAATCAACTGCCACTTTGACCCCATGACCTGTGTGAAGACTGTGAAGATGATGAAGGATGCCGTGGAGAAGGCTGGTCTTAAGGCCCACTACATGGTGCAGCCTTTGGCCTTCCAcacccctgactgcagctgcCAGGGATTCATCGATCTGCCAGAGTTCCCCTTCG GACTGGAGCCCAGGATCCTGACCCGTTGGGACATGCACCAGTACGCCAGGGAGGCCTACAACGTGGGCATCCGCTTCATCGGGGGCTGCTGCGGCTTCGAGCCCTACCACATCAGGGCCGTGGCGGAGGAGCTGGCCACCGAGAGGGGATGCCTGCCCGCTGCCTCAGAGAAACACGGCCTCTGGGGCGCCGGCCTGGAGATGCACACCAAACCATGGGTCAGAGCCAG GGCTCGTCGTGACTACTGGGAGGGCCTGAAGCCAGCGTCCGGACGGCCCCTGTGCCCCTCTATGGCCACCCCT